Within the Candidatus Palauibacter scopulicola genome, the region TTCGTCGACTTGACGCGCTTCCCCCCCTTGATCTCAACGACTTCCTGCGTGGGGACGATGACCTCCCGGATCGGAGGTTCATCCCCGTATTCCTGGATCTTCTGCTCCAGGAGGGTCTTCACCTTCTTTTCGTGACCCGAATACGTCTGCAGCGCGTACCAGCGCGGCGCGTCCCCGGGAAGCCCGGTCTGCGCGGCCCCCGCGCCCGGCGTCTCAACCACCGAACGACCTGACGATGAATCGCACTGCCGCCGCGAAGACCGAATCCATTGCCCCGATGACGATGGCCATGATGAAGACGAAGATCAGGATGCCGATCGTTGCACCGCGCAACTGATCCTTGTCGGGCCACGTGACCCGACGCATCTCGACCTGTACCTGTTCCGCGAATTCCTGGGTTCTTCTGACGATGCCG harbors:
- the secE gene encoding preprotein translocase subunit SecE, which produces MAGIVRRTQEFAEQVQVEMRRVTWPDKDQLRGATIGILIFVFIMAIVIGAMDSVFAAAVRFIVRSFGG